From Bacillus basilensis, a single genomic window includes:
- a CDS encoding ACT domain-containing protein, which translates to MSHTFSLVIHNEPSVLLRISGIFARRGYYISSLHLNEKDTSGVSEMKLTAVCTENEATLLVSQLKKLIDVLQVNKL; encoded by the coding sequence ACTTTTTCACTCGTTATTCATAACGAGCCAAGCGTCTTATTACGTATAAGTGGAATTTTTGCTCGGCGTGGGTATTATATTTCTTCTTTACATTTAAACGAAAAAGATACTAGTGGTGTTTCTGAAATGAAACTCACAGCAGTTTGTACTGAAAATGAAGCGACATTACTTGTTAGTCAACTGAAAAAGTTAATTGATGTACTGCAAGTAAATAAATTATAA